The following are encoded in a window of Flavobacterium cupriresistens genomic DNA:
- a CDS encoding GLPGLI family protein — protein MKLTFILSILFFYSIGYSQSVVVNFTEKRIVSKEKLEAIPEFARKNALATYDYTLEYSNGVSFYKNNSEVKNVDSVEKSDSKSTKEEVSSNKQEILHKVTNKFVEKWYYADFNKDELLFSVYNGKDFYGKDHLLQWNWQISNETKEINGFQCRKATSEAFGYYFTAWFTEDIAISAGPDKFNGLPGLILYIGTKHYEYVATSVKVNKEPIVIVKPEMSGNTVTMTELERYVKEGVSKLKSGTTNEVKGNTAITRTTTVIR, from the coding sequence ATGAAACTCACTTTTATACTATCAATACTCTTTTTTTATTCTATTGGATATTCTCAATCTGTTGTAGTTAACTTTACTGAAAAAAGAATTGTTAGTAAAGAAAAACTGGAAGCAATTCCTGAATTCGCTAGAAAGAATGCGCTGGCAACTTATGACTATACTTTGGAATATAGTAATGGTGTTTCTTTTTATAAGAATAATTCAGAAGTAAAAAATGTTGATAGTGTAGAGAAATCAGATTCGAAAAGCACAAAAGAAGAAGTATCCTCGAATAAACAAGAGATTCTTCATAAAGTTACAAACAAGTTTGTTGAAAAATGGTATTATGCTGATTTTAATAAAGACGAGTTGCTGTTTAGTGTTTATAATGGAAAGGATTTTTATGGGAAAGATCATTTATTGCAATGGAATTGGCAAATTTCAAATGAAACTAAAGAAATAAACGGTTTCCAATGTAGAAAAGCAACTTCAGAAGCTTTCGGGTATTATTTTACGGCGTGGTTTACGGAAGATATTGCTATAAGTGCCGGTCCGGATAAATTTAATGGACTTCCGGGGCTCATTTTATATATTGGTACAAAACATTATGAATATGTGGCTACGAGTGTAAAAGTAAATAAAGAACCAATTGTAATTGTAAAACCGGAAATGTCGGGCAATACAGTTACTATGACTGAATTAGAAAGATATGTAAAAGAAGGTGTGAGTAAGTTGAAATCGGGTACTACTAATGAAGTTAAAGGAAATACTGCAATAACGAGAACAACAACAGTTATTCGTTAG
- a CDS encoding gliding motility-associated protein GldE, which translates to MDPEPSLLFNANLDVNLIIGFVGIFILLFLSAIVSGAEVALFSLSQKDIDEALQENSPKGKIISTLLDRPKKLLATLLVANNFLNIGVVILFSFVGKNIFADVDSPVLKFILEVILVTFFILLFGEVLPKVYASRNNIKLAKWVAYPVVVLDKLLSPISLPMRSVTLYLQNKLGKQKNNFSVNQLSQALELTDSEGTSSEEQKILEGIVSFGNTDTKQVMSPRIDIFALEISESFEAIYSRIVEKGFSRIPVYRDNIDQIEGVLFVKDLLPHLDKKEFDWVSLIREPFFVPENKKLDNLLKDFQSLKSHLAIVVDEYGGTSGLVSLEDVIEEIVGDISDEFDDENLNFSQIDEKNFLFEGKINMKDFYRIVEVNEDAFESRKGEAETLAGFILEILGNFPKKDQKIAFENCVFTIETVDKKRVKQIKVTLD; encoded by the coding sequence TTGGACCCGGAGCCCAGTTTACTTTTTAATGCAAATTTAGACGTCAATTTAATAATTGGATTTGTCGGAATATTTATTTTGCTGTTTTTGTCGGCAATTGTTTCAGGTGCAGAAGTCGCACTTTTTTCATTGTCGCAAAAGGATATTGACGAGGCATTACAGGAAAATTCACCAAAAGGAAAAATTATTTCCACTCTTTTAGACCGCCCCAAAAAGCTTTTAGCAACATTACTGGTAGCTAATAACTTTTTAAATATTGGAGTTGTAATTCTGTTCTCCTTTGTAGGGAAGAACATTTTTGCCGATGTAGATTCACCGGTTTTAAAATTTATTCTGGAGGTTATTCTGGTTACTTTCTTTATTTTATTGTTTGGTGAAGTTTTGCCAAAAGTGTATGCCAGTCGTAACAATATAAAACTTGCGAAATGGGTGGCTTATCCCGTAGTCGTTTTAGATAAATTACTTTCCCCAATAAGTTTGCCTATGCGCAGTGTTACCCTATATTTGCAAAATAAACTAGGGAAGCAGAAAAACAATTTCTCCGTAAATCAATTGTCACAAGCTTTAGAACTTACAGATTCTGAAGGGACATCAAGTGAGGAGCAAAAAATATTAGAAGGAATTGTCTCTTTTGGTAACACGGATACCAAGCAGGTAATGAGTCCGAGAATTGATATTTTTGCTTTAGAAATTTCAGAATCATTTGAAGCTATTTATTCGAGAATAGTCGAAAAAGGATTTTCGAGAATTCCGGTTTACAGAGATAATATTGATCAGATCGAAGGTGTTTTGTTTGTTAAGGATTTATTACCTCACCTTGATAAAAAAGAATTTGATTGGGTGTCTTTAATTAGAGAACCCTTTTTTGTTCCTGAAAATAAAAAGCTGGACAACTTGCTAAAAGATTTCCAAAGCCTTAAAAGCCATTTGGCAATTGTGGTTGATGAATATGGAGGAACCTCCGGTTTGGTTTCTTTAGAAGATGTTATCGAAGAAATTGTGGGTGATATTAGTGATGAATTCGATGACGAGAATTTGAATTTTTCGCAAATTGACGAAAAGAATTTTCTCTTTGAAGGAAAGATCAATATGAAAGATTTTTACAGAATTGTAGAAGTAAACGAGGATGCTTTTGAATCTCGTAAAGGAGAAGCAGAAACGCTGGCCGGTTTTATTTTGGAAATTCTGGGTAATTTCCCTAAAAAGGATCAGAAAATTGCGTTTGAAAACTGTGTCTTCACTATCGAAACAGTAGATAAAAAACGTGTAAAACAAATAAAAGTAACATTAGATTAA
- a CDS encoding heavy-metal-associated domain-containing protein has protein sequence MKFTQIIATLALTGLIFVGCKKTETEALTTATTEAKAPKKQVAIAAENVQTASFTIDGMTCAVGCAKTIEEELSNLEGVEKAAVDFDKKTATVTFDKTIQNPENLTKVVQATGDGKTYKVSNIKS, from the coding sequence ATGAAATTTACGCAAATCATAGCCACTTTAGCACTAACAGGTTTAATATTCGTTGGATGCAAAAAAACAGAAACTGAAGCCTTAACGACAGCTACAACTGAAGCAAAGGCACCTAAAAAACAAGTTGCCATTGCCGCTGAGAATGTACAAACAGCAAGTTTCACTATCGACGGAATGACTTGCGCTGTAGGTTGTGCAAAAACCATCGAAGAAGAATTGTCGAACCTGGAAGGCGTTGAGAAAGCAGCTGTAGATTTCGACAAGAAAACAGCCACAGTAACGTTTGATAAAACAATCCAAAACCCGGAAAACCTAACTAAAGTAGTTCAAGCAACCGGAGACGGAAAAACCTACAAGGTTTCAAACATAAAATCATAA
- a CDS encoding HU family DNA-binding protein has translation MTKADIVAKISEKLGLEKGDVQATVETFMEEVKTSLETGDNVYLRGFGSFIVKTRAEKTGRNISKNTTIKIPAHNIPAFKPAKVFVEGVKTNNEAK, from the coding sequence ATGACGAAAGCAGATATCGTAGCGAAAATTTCAGAGAAACTTGGTCTTGAAAAAGGAGATGTTCAAGCAACAGTAGAAACTTTTATGGAAGAAGTTAAAACTTCACTAGAGACTGGAGATAATGTTTACCTAAGAGGTTTCGGTAGTTTTATTGTAAAAACTAGAGCTGAAAAAACTGGTAGAAACATTTCTAAAAACACCACTATCAAAATTCCAGCACACAACATTCCTGCTTTTAAACCTGCAAAAGTATTTGTAGAAGGGGTTAAAACAAACAACGAAGCTAAATAA
- a CDS encoding DMT family transporter produces MDAKRLKWFYLLLLSLIWGSSFILIKIGLIGLTAIQVGSLRIIFAAVFLLIIGFSSLKKISRRQWKFIALTSVFGTFIPAFFFAIAETRVDSSIVAIMNSLTPLNTLILGAIAFGIQFQKRQILGVFVGFVGCLLLVLSDAMTHSGQDYYYVVLVVIATICYAINVNLIKRYLSDLNSLSITTGNFAVLLVPALIILSTTDFTQRVSLEVSQHSILFVLVLGVLGTGIANVVFFKLIQMSSPVFATSVTYLIPIVAFFWGLLDNEMLTPIQFFGAFIILIGVYLSAKK; encoded by the coding sequence ATGGATGCAAAACGATTGAAGTGGTTTTATTTGCTGTTGCTTTCTCTTATCTGGGGAAGTTCTTTTATTCTAATCAAAATTGGCTTAATTGGTTTGACGGCAATTCAGGTGGGTTCCCTCCGAATTATTTTTGCAGCTGTATTTTTGCTGATTATCGGATTTTCCAGTTTAAAGAAAATTTCGCGTCGTCAATGGAAATTTATTGCCCTGACATCCGTTTTTGGGACTTTTATTCCGGCTTTCTTTTTTGCGATTGCAGAAACCCGTGTTGACAGTTCGATTGTTGCTATTATGAATTCACTTACGCCATTAAATACCTTAATTCTTGGTGCGATTGCGTTTGGAATTCAATTTCAAAAAAGGCAAATTCTGGGAGTTTTTGTAGGCTTTGTGGGTTGTTTGCTGCTGGTTTTAAGTGATGCTATGACGCATTCCGGACAAGATTACTATTATGTGGTTTTGGTAGTCATTGCAACGATTTGTTACGCTATAAATGTAAATTTAATCAAGAGATATTTGTCTGATTTGAATTCGTTAAGTATTACAACGGGGAATTTTGCTGTTTTGCTTGTACCGGCATTAATCATTCTAAGTACAACCGATTTTACACAAAGAGTAAGTCTTGAAGTATCACAACATTCTATTTTATTTGTGTTGGTTTTAGGGGTTCTGGGAACGGGAATTGCAAATGTTGTTTTCTTTAAATTGATCCAAATGTCATCACCTGTATTTGCGACTTCAGTAACTTATCTGATTCCGATAGTAGCTTTCTTCTGGGGATTATTAGATAATGAAATGCTCACGCCGATCCAGTTTTTTGGAGCGTTTATCATACTGATTGGAGTCTATCTCTCAGCAAAAAAATAA
- a CDS encoding single-stranded DNA-binding protein, with product MNGTLNKVMLIGHLGDDVKMHYFDGGNCIGRFQLATNEVYINKTTNEKITSTEWHNLVVRNKAAEICEKYLSKGDKIYIEGRIKSRQWQAEDGTTKYTTEIQVTEFTFLTTKKETTGHKPNSESESAKNANFDATNEGLPVNDLPF from the coding sequence ATGAACGGAACATTAAATAAAGTGATGCTCATTGGCCATTTGGGCGATGATGTAAAGATGCATTATTTTGATGGAGGAAACTGCATCGGACGTTTTCAGTTGGCAACAAACGAAGTTTACATTAATAAAACTACGAACGAAAAAATAACTTCGACAGAATGGCACAATCTGGTTGTGCGCAATAAGGCAGCTGAGATTTGCGAAAAATACCTTTCTAAGGGAGATAAAATATATATCGAAGGACGCATCAAGTCACGCCAGTGGCAAGCGGAAGACGGTACAACAAAGTATACGACCGAAATTCAGGTGACGGAGTTTACTTTCCTGACAACCAAAAAAGAAACTACAGGACATAAACCGAATTCCGAGTCAGAATCCGCAAAAAATGCTAACTTTGACGCGACTAACGAAGGCTTGCCTGTAAATGACCTGCCTTTTTGA
- a CDS encoding Rne/Rng family ribonuclease, which produces MNKELIIRSSSEAVDFALLKDGKLIELHKEEEKSNFQVGDIFIAKIRKPVAGLNAAFVNVGFEKDAFLHYHDLGPNLASQLKFIKLVSAGKIKDFSLKTFQFEKEIDKDGIITDILSANQSVLVQVVKEPISTKGPRISAELSLAGRFIVLVPFSDRVSISQKIEDKKEKDRLKKLVLSIKPKGFGVIVRTVAEGKNVAELEKDLQNLLSRWTAMCKKLPTAHHPSKVLGELNRASSILRDVFNDTFSGIQIDDEELYHQTKEYLQEIAPSKQSIVKFYQSNDTPIFEKYNIERQIKTSFGRTVSMSKGAYLIIEHTEALHVIDVNSGNRSNKATNQEDTAMEVNMIAAAEIARQLRLRDMGGIIVVDFIDMSNPENRKVLFDFLREEMSDDKAKHKILPPSKFGLVQITRQRVRPEVNIKTREEDPNNEHGEIEAPILIIDKITSDLERILKTHNKVVLNTHPFVAAYLSKGFPSLRSKWFFEHKKWVKIIPRDAYTYLEYHFYDKKGNVISE; this is translated from the coding sequence GTGAATAAAGAATTAATCATTAGATCTAGTTCTGAAGCCGTAGATTTTGCCTTATTAAAAGATGGAAAACTAATTGAATTACACAAAGAAGAAGAGAAAAGCAATTTTCAGGTTGGTGATATATTTATTGCCAAAATACGAAAACCAGTTGCTGGACTTAATGCTGCTTTTGTAAATGTAGGCTTCGAAAAAGATGCCTTTTTACATTATCATGATTTAGGACCTAACTTAGCTTCCCAACTGAAATTCATAAAACTTGTAAGCGCAGGTAAAATAAAAGATTTCTCCCTAAAAACCTTTCAGTTTGAAAAAGAGATTGACAAAGATGGCATCATTACTGATATTTTAAGTGCCAATCAATCTGTTTTAGTACAAGTTGTAAAAGAACCTATATCTACCAAAGGTCCAAGAATAAGCGCTGAGCTTTCCTTGGCAGGAAGATTTATTGTTCTCGTTCCGTTTTCTGACCGTGTTTCTATTTCACAAAAAATAGAAGACAAAAAGGAAAAGGATCGTCTAAAAAAACTTGTATTATCGATCAAACCTAAAGGATTTGGTGTTATTGTTCGCACAGTAGCCGAAGGCAAAAACGTAGCCGAATTAGAAAAAGATTTGCAGAACCTGCTTAGCAGATGGACTGCAATGTGTAAAAAATTACCAACTGCTCATCATCCATCAAAAGTATTAGGAGAGCTTAACAGAGCTTCTTCAATATTAAGAGATGTATTCAATGATACCTTCAGCGGTATTCAGATAGATGATGAAGAGTTGTACCATCAAACAAAGGAATACTTGCAAGAAATTGCACCTTCCAAACAATCGATTGTTAAGTTTTATCAATCAAATGACACTCCAATTTTTGAGAAATACAATATAGAAAGACAAATCAAAACTTCATTTGGAAGAACGGTCTCAATGAGCAAAGGCGCTTATCTGATAATCGAACATACGGAAGCTCTACACGTCATTGACGTAAACAGCGGAAATCGTTCGAATAAAGCGACTAATCAGGAAGACACTGCCATGGAAGTGAATATGATTGCTGCCGCCGAAATTGCCAGACAACTTCGTTTGCGTGATATGGGTGGAATAATCGTAGTTGATTTTATTGATATGTCTAATCCTGAAAATAGGAAGGTCCTGTTCGACTTCTTGCGAGAAGAAATGAGCGACGATAAAGCAAAGCATAAAATCTTACCACCGAGTAAATTTGGGCTAGTCCAGATTACAAGACAACGCGTAAGACCAGAAGTTAACATTAAAACTAGAGAAGAAGATCCAAACAATGAGCATGGTGAAATTGAAGCACCAATTTTAATCATTGATAAAATCACCTCTGATTTAGAAAGAATTTTAAAAACCCACAATAAAGTTGTGCTTAATACACATCCGTTTGTGGCTGCATACCTCAGTAAAGGTTTTCCATCATTACGTTCAAAATGGTTTTTTGAACATAAGAAATGGGTGAAAATCATACCTCGTGACGCTTACACGTACTTAGAATACCATTTCTATGATAAAAAAGGAAATGTTATTTCAGAATAA
- the pbpC gene encoding penicillin-binding protein 1C has translation MKNKFKALFQRCVNWIKRNKIKSLIAFLLLVIYYFSLPGTLFKEPYSTIIESKEGELLGAKIARDGQWRFPAQDSVPDKFKKCIVYFEDEYFYKHPGFNPVAMVNAIKQNRKAGKVVRGGSTLTQQVIRLSRKGKKRTYFEKAIEIILATRLELGYSKNEILELYAAHAPFGGNVVGLEMASWRYFGVQSNQLSWAESATLAVLPNAPSLIYPGKNQIKLLEKRNRLLLKLHKEGSIDKQTYELSIEEPLPQKPYDLPQIAPHLLQRVAKNGEGTRVKTTVDVALQNRVNQIAKFYYNQYKQNEVNNLAILVIDVQDRSIISYVGNSPTDRDHQKDVDIIGAPRSTGSILKPLLYAAMLDDGELLPNTLVADVPTQIAGYTPQNFNLTFDGAVPAHRALSRSLNIPSVLMLQDFGVSKFYEELQKFKLKDINKSPDHYGLSLILGGAESNLWDLCRTYSNLSSTVNYFNKSHGKYRTQEFAELNYDTDFKPDFGSESEQKNILGAGSIWLTYNAMEEVNRPEGDEAWKFYDSSLKIAWKTGTSFGNRDAWAIGTNSRYVVGVWVGNATGEGRPTLTGVTSAAPILFDVFNLLPRQRWFEIPYEDLNEVEVCRLSGHLAKEGCPKIKQLVTKKGKTTTVCSYHKIIHLDQTEQFQVNSSCESVDKMITKNWFVLPPVMAWYYKSKHIEYVPLPPFKEDCIGTQTGSMDFIYPKANSKIYLTKDFNSEVQPVIFKVAYSQREKQLFWYVDHVYKGVTKVFHEKPIMMSAGFHYITVVDESGNEINRRVEVIRE, from the coding sequence CTTTTTCAGCGCTGTGTCAATTGGATAAAAAGAAATAAAATTAAATCACTAATTGCGTTTTTGCTGTTAGTGATTTATTATTTTTCGTTGCCCGGAACTCTATTTAAAGAGCCTTACTCGACTATTATAGAAAGTAAAGAAGGGGAATTATTAGGAGCTAAAATTGCTCGTGATGGACAATGGCGTTTTCCGGCACAGGACAGTGTTCCGGATAAGTTTAAAAAGTGCATCGTTTATTTTGAAGACGAGTATTTCTACAAACATCCTGGTTTTAATCCGGTTGCAATGGTAAATGCGATTAAGCAGAATAGAAAAGCCGGAAAAGTAGTCCGCGGAGGAAGTACACTTACACAACAAGTGATCCGCTTATCCAGAAAAGGAAAAAAGAGAACTTATTTTGAAAAAGCAATAGAAATCATTCTGGCAACCCGATTGGAATTAGGGTATTCAAAAAACGAAATCCTCGAATTATATGCCGCACATGCCCCGTTTGGAGGAAATGTTGTGGGGCTCGAGATGGCCTCCTGGCGTTATTTCGGAGTGCAATCCAATCAATTATCATGGGCAGAAAGCGCTACTTTGGCGGTTTTACCCAATGCCCCGAGTTTGATTTACCCGGGAAAAAATCAGATAAAATTGTTAGAAAAGCGCAATCGGTTATTGCTAAAACTACACAAAGAAGGGAGCATTGACAAACAGACCTACGAACTTTCTATTGAAGAACCCTTGCCTCAAAAACCATATGACTTGCCACAGATTGCCCCACATTTATTACAGCGAGTGGCAAAGAACGGAGAAGGTACGCGGGTTAAGACAACTGTAGATGTTGCACTGCAAAACAGGGTCAATCAGATTGCGAAATTTTATTACAATCAATACAAGCAAAATGAAGTCAATAACCTGGCAATTCTGGTAATTGATGTTCAGGACCGCAGTATCATAAGTTACGTTGGGAATTCGCCAACAGATCGTGACCACCAAAAAGACGTTGATATTATTGGAGCACCAAGAAGTACAGGAAGTATACTTAAACCTTTGTTGTACGCCGCAATGCTCGACGATGGAGAACTGTTACCAAACACCCTGGTTGCCGATGTTCCTACTCAGATTGCAGGTTACACCCCTCAGAATTTTAATTTGACTTTCGACGGAGCTGTTCCGGCACATCGGGCTTTGTCGCGTTCTTTAAATATTCCGTCGGTATTGATGTTGCAGGATTTTGGAGTCAGTAAATTTTATGAGGAGCTGCAAAAGTTTAAATTAAAAGACATTAATAAATCACCGGATCATTATGGTTTGTCTCTTATTTTGGGAGGTGCCGAAAGTAATTTGTGGGATTTGTGCCGAACCTATTCCAATTTATCTTCAACAGTAAATTATTTTAATAAAAGCCACGGTAAATATAGAACCCAAGAATTCGCAGAATTGAATTACGACACCGATTTTAAGCCCGATTTTGGATCAGAAAGCGAGCAGAAGAACATATTAGGCGCGGGATCAATTTGGTTGACGTACAATGCCATGGAAGAAGTAAATCGACCGGAAGGAGATGAGGCGTGGAAATTTTATGACAGCTCACTTAAAATTGCGTGGAAAACAGGAACTAGTTTCGGTAATCGTGATGCATGGGCAATCGGAACCAATTCCAGATACGTTGTGGGAGTATGGGTCGGAAATGCGACAGGAGAGGGAAGACCAACTTTGACCGGAGTTACAAGTGCTGCACCAATTTTGTTTGATGTATTTAATTTGCTACCGAGACAGCGGTGGTTTGAAATTCCTTATGAGGATTTAAATGAAGTAGAAGTTTGTCGTTTAAGCGGGCATTTGGCTAAAGAAGGTTGTCCGAAAATAAAACAATTAGTTACAAAAAAGGGAAAGACAACAACGGTTTGTTCGTATCATAAAATAATTCATTTAGATCAAACCGAACAATTTCAGGTAAACAGCAGTTGCGAAAGTGTCGATAAAATGATTACTAAAAACTGGTTTGTATTGCCTCCTGTTATGGCCTGGTATTACAAAAGCAAGCATATTGAGTATGTTCCGCTACCTCCTTTTAAAGAAGATTGTATCGGTACACAAACGGGTTCTATGGACTTTATTTATCCAAAAGCGAACAGTAAAATTTATTTAACGAAGGATTTTAATAGTGAAGTACAGCCCGTAATTTTTAAAGTGGCCTATTCTCAAAGAGAAAAACAATTGTTTTGGTACGTCGATCACGTTTATAAAGGCGTCACTAAAGTTTTTCACGAAAAACCAATTATGATGAGTGCAGGGTTTCATTACATCACGGTTGTTGACGAATCTGGAAATGAAATTAACAGAAGAGTTGAGGTAATAAGAGAATAG
- the mutY gene encoding A/G-specific adenine glycosylase, with translation MNFHNILINWYLQNKRDLPWRKTTNPYLIWLSEIMLQQTRVAQGMPYFFSFTKEFPTVFDLANADEEQVLKLWQGLGYYSRARNLHKTAQYVANELNGVFPPSYKDLLKLKGVGEYTAAAIASFSYNEVVPVVDGNVFRVLSRYFDVESDIALLATKKEFTALAHELMPKDNPAIFNQAIMEFGALQCVPKSPNCPVCVFTDSCAALQKKKVDVLPVKSKKIKVTNRFFNYLILEDDLGNTLIQKRTLKGIWHNLYEFPLLETQEIVGFDFVSKAAANDIFPAYTIIGIEECSDATVIHKLSHQHLHIQFWKIKIKDRIENGIEANNLKTFPFPIAIYNFILKKNDVIVI, from the coding sequence ATGAATTTTCATAACATATTGATAAATTGGTATTTACAGAACAAACGTGATCTGCCATGGCGAAAAACGACCAATCCATACCTAATTTGGCTCTCAGAAATTATGTTGCAACAGACCAGAGTTGCGCAAGGAATGCCCTATTTTTTTTCTTTTACAAAGGAATTTCCTACTGTTTTTGATTTAGCAAATGCCGATGAAGAGCAGGTTTTGAAACTTTGGCAGGGGTTAGGGTACTATTCTCGTGCCCGAAATCTGCATAAAACGGCTCAGTACGTCGCCAATGAGTTGAATGGTGTTTTTCCTCCTTCCTATAAAGACTTACTAAAATTAAAAGGAGTTGGAGAATATACAGCCGCTGCAATAGCTTCTTTTTCTTATAATGAAGTAGTGCCTGTTGTAGATGGAAATGTATTTCGGGTACTTTCTCGTTACTTTGATGTTGAATCCGATATTGCATTGCTTGCGACTAAGAAAGAATTTACTGCACTGGCACATGAATTAATGCCGAAAGACAATCCGGCTATCTTTAATCAGGCGATTATGGAATTTGGAGCTTTGCAGTGTGTTCCTAAAAGTCCCAACTGCCCTGTTTGTGTCTTTACTGATAGTTGTGCGGCGCTGCAAAAAAAGAAAGTCGATGTTCTGCCTGTTAAATCCAAAAAGATAAAAGTGACGAATCGGTTTTTTAATTACTTGATTCTGGAGGATGATCTAGGGAATACTTTAATTCAAAAAAGGACTTTAAAAGGAATCTGGCACAATCTCTATGAATTTCCGCTTTTAGAAACGCAGGAGATTGTTGGTTTTGATTTTGTCTCAAAAGCAGCTGCGAATGATATTTTTCCTGCCTATACTATTATAGGTATAGAGGAGTGTAGTGATGCGACCGTTATTCATAAACTTTCGCACCAGCATTTACATATTCAGTTCTGGAAAATTAAAATAAAAGACAGAATTGAAAACGGTATAGAAGCTAACAATTTGAAAACGTTTCCTTTCCCAATTGCCATTTATAATTTTATTTTAAAAAAGAATGATGTAATTGTTATTTAG
- the gldD gene encoding gliding motility lipoprotein GldD, translating into MLKKIFSTTIILLVFTMVSCKNETLPKPSSYLRLDYPEAKYVKFENNCPFTFEMNEGAIIKGEKNCGFAITYPKMKATIYLTYKPVNNNIDKLLKDAQKLTYEHVIKADDILEQPYLNPEKKVYGMFYQVDGNAATNSQFYVTDSTKHFITGSVYFYAKPNFDSIMPAASYIKNDMRELMETLKWK; encoded by the coding sequence ATGCTTAAAAAGATATTTTCAACAACTATAATTTTACTGGTTTTTACAATGGTAAGTTGTAAAAATGAAACATTGCCTAAGCCGTCAAGTTATTTACGTTTAGATTACCCGGAAGCGAAATATGTAAAATTTGAAAATAATTGCCCGTTTACTTTTGAAATGAACGAAGGTGCAATTATTAAAGGAGAGAAAAATTGTGGGTTTGCCATTACGTATCCTAAGATGAAAGCGACAATCTATCTGACGTATAAACCGGTAAATAACAATATTGATAAATTGCTAAAAGATGCGCAAAAGCTTACTTATGAGCACGTAATTAAGGCTGATGATATTTTAGAACAACCTTATTTGAATCCCGAAAAAAAGGTGTACGGTATGTTTTATCAGGTGGATGGAAATGCGGCCACAAACTCACAGTTTTATGTGACAGACAGCACGAAGCATTTTATTACAGGATCAGTTTATTTTTACGCAAAACCTAATTTTGATTCTATAATGCCGGCAGCCAGTTACATTAAAAATGACATGCGCGAATTGATGGAAACATTGAAGTGGAAATAA